In one window of Drosophila mauritiana strain mau12 chromosome X, ASM438214v1, whole genome shotgun sequence DNA:
- the LOC117148122 gene encoding pancreatic triacylglycerol lipase, which produces MYVANTTGGLMLQTMLYLANHTSRAAVNTLVDLPPAPKSDINEVKCFGVYGCFPINGPWNTVTRSINVHPQKPSEIEPHFTLHTRRALDQPKYLDLNDPESVQGMGMNPKGKIFLLVHGYLESGEIPWMWDMAKALLAHEPEGRAAVVLIDWGGGASPPYVQAVANIRLVGAITAHVVHMLYEELRLPNLDNVHIIGHSLGAHLSGYAGYHLQHDFGLKPARITGLDPAAPLFTDTDPIVRLDKTDAHFVDIVHTDANPLMKGGLGINMRLGHVDFFPNGGFDNPGCNKKFQDVVKKKTLFLTMQEFLGCNHIRSQQYFTESIGSKCPFLGITCDSFESFKDTKCTSCEEPGHTCLRMGYHSQEDYQEQVDLGQLQQGDSPGVFYLWTGDSKPFCRLHYRITVRVSGHDESTLHGGEVGILSIQLHDALVKKGGKNERAATEMMKFSQKAMYFEPGYEYKALVAGRNLREPEYATVNWEYPTNILNPLTWRILSAPRIYLEYILIEAMESSDLYLKLCPQHEGAILTGAENVLRSSYCKD; this is translated from the exons ACATCAACGAGGTAAAATGCTTTGGAGTGTATGGCTGTTTTCCGATCAATGGACCCTGGAACACGGTGACCCGTTCGATAAATGTGCATCCGCAGAAGCCTTCCGAGATCGAGCCCCACTTCACACTGCACACGCGAAGGGCACTGGATCAGCCCAAGTATCTGGATCTCAATGATCCAGAAAGCGTTCAAGGCATGGGAATGAATCCCAAGGGCAAGATATTCCTGCTCGTCCATGGATACCTGGAGTCCGGTGAGATTCCCTGGATGTGGGACATGGCCAAGGCGCTTCTGGCCCACGAACCCGAGGGTCGGGCAGCCGTGGTCCTCATCGATTGGGGCGGTGGCGCCAGTCCGCCTTATGTCCAGGCTGTTGCCAATATCCGGCTGGTGGGTGCCATCACCGCCCATGTGGTGCACATGCTGTACGAGGAGCTGCGTCTTCCGAATCTGGACAATGTGCACATCATTGGCCACTCACTGGGTGCCCATCTGTCCGGCTATGCCGGCTACCACCTGCAGCACGACTTTGGACTGAAACCGGCCAGGATAACGGGTCTGGATCCGGCTGCTCCCCTCTTCACGGACACCGATCCCATCGTGCGGCTGGACAAGACGGATGCCCATTTCGTGGACATCGTGCACACGGATGCCAATCCCCTGATGAAAGGCGGACTGGGCATCAATATGCGACTGGGACATGTGGACTTCTTTCCCAACGGTGGTTTCGATAATCCTGGCTGCAACAAGAAGTTCCAGGATGTGGTTAAGAAGAAGACGCTGTTCCTCACCATGCAGGAGTTCCTCGGCTGCAATCACATTCGCAGTCAGCAGTATTTTACGGAAAGCATCGGCTCTAAGTGTCCCTTCCTTGGAATAACCTGTGATTCTTTCGAG aGCTTTAAGGACACGAAGTGCACCAGCTGCGAGGAGCCGGGCCACACGTGCCTGCGAATGGGCTACCACAGCCAAGAGGATTACCAGGAGCAGGTTGATCTTGGCCAGTTGCAGCAAGGCGATTCACCAGGGGTCTTCTACCTATGGACTGGGGATAGCAAGCCCTTCTGCCGACTGCACTATAGGATAACAGTGCGGGTTTCTGGACACGATGAGAGTACTCTACATGGCGGCGAGGTGGGCATCCTGTCCATTCAGCTGCACGATGCCCTGGTGAAGAAGGGTGGCAAAAATGAGCGAGCCGCCACGGAGATGATGAAGTTCTCCCAGAAGGCAATGTACTTTGAGCCGGGCTATGAATACAAAGCATTGGTGGCCGGACGGAATCTCCGAGAGCCGGAGTACGCGACTGTAAATTGGGAGTACCCCACCAATATACTGAATCCACTCACATGGCGCATCCTATCTGCGCCACGTATCTACTTAGAGTACATCCTCATCGAGGCGATGGAGTCCAGCGACCTATACTTAAAATTATGTCCTCAGCACGAAGGAGCCATTCTCACGGGCGCCGAAAATGTCCTGCGCTCCAGCTATTGCAAGGATTAA
- the LOC117147883 gene encoding protein mab-21-like, producing the protein MLVPPDMMAAQTRMVYQMNRFCAERVQARMFKTATAIREICKIVQDILKEVELQEPRFISSLVECNGRFEGVEVISPNEFEIVLYLNQMGVFNFVDDGTLPGCAVLKLSDGRKRSMSLWVEFITASGYLSSRKIRARFQTLVAQACDKSVYRDMVKMVGDTSEVKLRIRERFVVQITPAFKCSGIWPRSAAHWPVPHLPWPHPNIVAEVKTEGFDLLSKESVVMQNKNNNAASMEGDAWVLSFFEAENRLLQGGCRRRCLSMLKTLRDRHLDLPGNPISAYHLKNLLLYECEKHPRDFEWDEGCIADRINGIFLQLISCLQYRRCPHYFLPALDMFKGKSPSALEQAAKQVWRLTRELLTNANAFEKL; encoded by the exons ATGCTGGTGCCGCCGGACATGATGGCCGCCCAGACGCGCATGGTCTACCAGATGAATCGATTCTGCGCGGAGAGGGTTCAGGCCAGGATGTTCAAGACGGCCACCGCCATCCGGGAGATCTGCAAGATCGTCCAGGACATCCTCAAAGAGGTGGAGCTGCAGGAGCCGCGATTCATCTCCAGCCTCGTCGAGTGCAATGGCAG ATTCGAGGGCGTGGAAGTGATATCCCCGAATGAATTCGAGATAGTGCTGTATCTGAATCAAATGGGTGTTTTCAACTTCGTGGACGATGGCACCTTGCCGGGATGTGCTGTTCTGAAGCTgagcgatggaaggaagaggTCCATGTCCCTCTGGGTGGAGTTCATCACGGCCAGTGGCTATTTGTCCTCCCGGAAGATCCGTGCCCGTTTCCAGACTCTGGTGGCCCAGGCGTGCGACAAAAGTGTCTACCGCGACATGGTCAAAATGGTGGGCGACACCAGCGAGGTGAAGTTGCGCATCCGGGAGCGATTCGTTGTCCAGATCACGCCGGCATTTAAGTGCTCAGGCATTTGGCCAAGATCGGCGGCCCACTGGCCGGTACCACATCTACCGTGGCCACATCCCAACATCGTGGCGGAGGTCAAGACGGAGGGATTCGATCTTCTGTCCAAGGAGAGCGTCGTCATGcagaacaagaacaacaatgCCGCCAGCATGGAGGGCGATGCCTGGGTGCTCAGCTTCTTCGAGGCCGAAAACCGTCTGCTGCAAG GTGGCTGTCGCCGGCGTTGCCTGAGCATGCTGAAGACTCTGAGGGACAGGCATCTGGATTTACCAGGCAATCCCATAAGTGCGTACCACCTGAAGAACCTGCTGCTCTACGAGTGCGAGAAGCATCCGCGGGACTTCGAGTGGGACGAGGGCTGCATCGCTGACCGCATCAATGGGATATTCCTGCAGCTGATATCCTGTCTGCAGTACCGCCGGTGTCCCCACTACTTCCTTCCCGCACTGGACATGTTCAAGGGGAAATCCCCCAGTGCTTTGGAGCAGGCGGCCAAGCAGGTGTGGCGCTTGACCCGCGAACTCCTCACAAATGCCAACGCCTTTGAGAAGTTGTAA